In Lolium rigidum isolate FL_2022 chromosome 3, APGP_CSIRO_Lrig_0.1, whole genome shotgun sequence, the genomic window AGCTGTACATATAGACACCAGAATACTTAAGAGTGAATTAAAGCTAACTCCATTAGTTCATAGCTGCAATTTACTGGCTCTTACCTTTTTCCTTGCAACAGGAAAGTGAGGACTGAGCTACTACAGCGGTATGGTCGTAATAGCAAGTTCTACCTTAAGCGGAAGCGGTACGATAACTATCGATCAGAGATGGCCCGTTCTATATTCTGCCTCTGCCCGCTGGGCTGGGCACCATGGAGCCCTCGGCTCGTGGAATCTGTACTGCTGGGCTGTGTTCCTGTCATAATTGCCGACAATATACGCCTGCCGTTCCCTTCTATCCTTCGGTGGCCAGACATCTCGTTGCAGGTGGCTGAGAAGGATGTCAGCAGTCTTGAGACTGTGCTAGACCATGTTGTGGCGACTAACTTGACTGCGATACAGAGGAACCTCTGGGATCCTGCAAAGCGGAAGGCGCTTGTCTTCAACCGATCTCTGGAAGTAGGAGATGCCACATGGCAAGTGTTGAAGGAACTTGAAATTTTGCTAGACCGATCTCAGAGGAGTTCTGTTGGATCGTGGAGGTGAAGACTAGACATTGAAGCACGCTAACAAGGATATTTGGTTGGCTGCTGACATCTCTGTTCAGTTGCAGCTGTGCAAGTGCAACAACGGTGTAGAGCTTACACTTTCTACCTAACTAACAGAATCAGATGTTGAGCATGAGCTCTACCAGTGACATGGTTTTTCCTTGCTAGAAGGTCAGAACATCGGTTCCTCACATTTCATCCCAATATTTAGTGCTGAATTGGACGgtttgtgagtcatgtagtgtaACAACAGAATAGTGATGGGCTGACAAGTAGGGCAAGGTCTGTACAGGAAATTAGTTTTATTCATTTAGTTGTATTTATTAGTAGTGTGAAGAGCCTGATTGAGAGGAAGATTAAACATTGTATTATAGAGGATGTATGCAAACATGATATGTGGATATACTTGTAGAGTTGTTCATCTGTTATATACTTCCATGTACCATATATACAATCTTCTTGTTATAAAAAAAAGGCTTGCTTAAGTTATGTTCAGGAAAAAAAAAGGCTGTTTCAGACACTTTTCTACTGCAGTTTCCAGCACATTCTTGTAAAAGTAAAACCACTGTAGAGTTCATGAACAAAGCATTATTCTTTGCCAATTCCAGGTATGTAGCTGCTGGATTCAGCATAAACAAGAGACCGCCCAAAAacataaaaggaaaagaaaagttcTCCATGCTATTCCTCAGTGCAAGTTATAACagatgaaaataaaaatagacagCTGCAGAATTTGCTGTAATTTAGCCTTCTTTTTTTTGTGTCAGGTGGAGTTTAGTGCAATCAGGACTGAGCAATTCATTCCTGCTACAAAAGTTCTGACAGTTTTACAGAGTTTTACAGTCCCAATCTAGGGCTTATTAGTGTTTTTCCCAATTTAATTTAAACGAACTGTTATGATTGGGCATGATGATTGCTTGCCCGATTGCACATGCACAGTAGGAGAAACCAAAGTTATGACGAAAAACAAAGAGGCACAATTTACCTGTCTGAAAGACATATGTACGTGTTCCCCCTAATTGAACACCCAGACTTCCACAAATCAGAATGACACAAACTGAAACTTCATTAGAACCTCTCTACACCGAAATTAACAAAGATTCCGGCAACAAGTGATACTGCAAATAATAGTTTTGCAATAAAAAAAAGTAGAAACAAGAGTGCATATTTGGGAACATACAGATGATAGAACTTCAGCTGAAAGACAGGATGCAGAAGGCCATCATGCGGATGGAAGCATATATTTTCAATAATTGCCAATAAGTTTTGCAGTTTACATGCCATGAAGTAACTGTCAATTCAATGGATGGATCAACATAGTGTCTGGTTCACCCAATTGAGATATGCCAGTAATCAGCTACAAATGGCTAGCAGTGACCGCTTTGGTAACGCACGGAGCAGTATCCCTCACAGTTGAAAAAATGCAACATGTTGGCACCAGTGCTCAAGAGCATACACCCTTGCAAGGAGCGTCCTTGCAGCGGCAAACAGGTCTCCCTGAAAGCTCCCATCCATTGAATCCACGTTCGAGGACCGTGATGCTCTTTATGGTTGAATCTTCCTTGGTCTCTGATAAATAGTCAGAAAACATTCTTGCACAAGTTGGACCACGCACCTGCAGTTTGACGGGACAGGTTATAAGACGAAAAAAGTGGCAATAACCTGGGAGATAAACCTGCGATGAAAGAATACAAATGGTATACAACGTCGGATGTAGGAGGAGTCAAGGGCACAGTAACTTGCTGCATTCAATAAATGGTCAGGTCTATTCAGTGATTCTATAGTCTCAGCGTTGTAGCAACACAGCAAAGAGTCCTAGAGAACTAGCAGCACAATCAAATGACAATTCTCTCTCGGAGAGAAAGCCATGGTTTAGATCGGGAGTACCCATTCAGCCAAAACCCAACAACCATGAATAGCATTTGATATTTCAGCATACAGTAACACATCAAACAGACATCTAACACACAACAGAAAATAAGGTAAGTCCTATTGTTACGACGTCTGCACAAAAGCTGCCTCCTCTTTGCCTGTTAAGCAATCTGTCTCCTTGCTGGTTATGTTCATTAAACCTTCAGAGGTTATCTGATTCTCTCCATCATGCTAATTTTATGCGATTCTCAAATCTAATGACAACTCTGGTTTCAAACCTTGTTGATGTCTTCCTATTTTGCACATTCAGAAGGCCATGTTGTCAGAACTAACAATCAACTCAAGACACAATAGTCACATGATTGTCTTCCTTAAAGAAAATTACGAAATTTTGAGATCCACGGAGAGCACCTATCGTTCCACTAGTAACCCCGCTTGCTTTGCTAGGAAGTGGTGCTGGAAAAAAAATACAAGAGAGAAGTTCTGAAGCAGGAGGAGAAGATGTGAGACCTCCCCAAATAACTGCATCTTGTCAGGATTAACTAGACTAAGTCACAGATTTTCACATAATTTCCATTCTTAGAGAAAACCTTAATCACATGGATCGCCGATATGAGCCAAACAATCTCTGCAACCTATGCTTCCATTTTGACCAGCTCCGATGAGCGGTCACATCAATCAAATGAAATTTTTTGAGATCCACGGAGAGAAACCTATCGCTCCACTAGCACTGATGCTAAATCAACGATTATAGGAGAGTAGTAATTCTTAAGGAGGGGGGAGAGGGGACCTGCCTGGCTGAGGGCGCAGTGGAATACGAGGGTTTGCTTGCCCCTGGTGGTCTCCGCGATCTCCGGCAGCCGCTCCGCGAAGCCGTCGCTGGCGTAGTGGTGCGAGCCGGCGATGTGGGCGTCGCAGATCCTCTCTCCTCGTCCCTTCAAGAAAATCCCAAACCCCCTGTTAGCTTCTCGCTCGCACGGAGATGGGCACGGGTCAGAGTAGGTACCTGACGTCGATGATTGCGACGTTGGGGTCGCGGACCATGGACACGACCTCCGCGGCCGTCACGTACGACACGCCCTTCCCCGCCATCTCAGGCCGCCGtcggagcctcgccggagaggATGCGGAGGAAGGGAGAGATTCTCCTGCCCGAGCCTTCCTCTGCCGCGGTTTGCACATAACCCCTCGAGTTCTGCGTATATTTTAGGTCGAAGCGATTGATCGGAGCTTGTCGTCGATTCGATCTTCTGAAATTTATTATTATCCCTCGAATTTATTATGCAGTGAAATGGAAGTGCTATCTTctggttaaattttaaaaaatcaatcAATAGAGTACAGAAACAAAAGAAGTTTGCaagaaagcaaaagaaaaggttgTGGCTTAGTTGAAAGTTTAGCATATCCTAAGTAAAAAAAATAAGTTTACAAAGGTAAATTGAATTATTAAGTCTACAAAAATACATGAAAATTTACATTACCAAAACTAGAACTTCAATTGAGTTGGAAGGGAGTGAGTATAAAAAATAAAGGTACAAACAAAGTTAATGGTGAATTAAAAAATGTCTAGGACGCAAAAGTGAAAGTCAAGCATGGATGAATGTATGACCCCGTAAAACCAATTGCCGAGATTATGAAAAAGATAAGAGTATCCTACAATATTGTCAAGATAAAAAACACCATGTGAAACAGATCTTCGTAGACATACACCTTGGTTTTAGATGGCCAAACAAACTCGGCGGTGTATACATCAGCTTCCTCACTTGAGTCGCCATTCGCTATATTGAGTTAACTTTCACTCATCTGATGTGTATCCTTGACCTCTTTGTTCTCGGCCTTTTTGAGCCACAGCTTTGAAGACTTGGCCAACATTCACAAACTTGAACCCATCAAGCTTTTCCTTGGGACGAGTTCTTAATCCGTTAAAGACTAAGACTCTCCTTCGATTATCACCAAATTGCAGAACCGGTTCTTTGCGTTCCTAAAGCATTTTACATAGTCGAACGCATACACCCTTGATTAGGACTAGCAATTAGGAGATCGTCCTCGAACAAAGAGCTCAACTGCTTTTGATTTCATACCTACTTTGGATAAAAGCACTTCTTTGGCGGAGCACTAAAATAAGTAATGGTGGAGGTGAAGAAGTAGATGCCTTTGTTATATCAGCAGAGAATGGAGCACCTCCAGGTGACTCTTGAGCTTGGTCAGGAGTTGACTCTATGTTCACTTCTGAGGCTGTGTTGGTTTGAGAGGAAGACGGCACCTCCACTTCTCCAGCTTCCTGCACTGTAGGTGAATCAGGCTCAAGAAATGGGTTTGAGACTGGCTTTCTTCTTGTTACCTTCTTTATGCCTTTCCTTCCTTTGGCCATTGTGGGTAGAGGGGGAAGATCTGGTAGAGTAGACTCATCATAGGTTCTCTTGTCACCAATGGCTTTCCTCGGCGCTCGTCATTGCCAATTATAGCTACCACGACAAATTATGTATGATCTTGTAGTAAGAAAATTGAGTTATAGGTCAAGACGACCATGAGAAACCGGAGGAAGACTACACGAAATTGAATGCGGACGTGTCATTGTTTTGCTAGAGCATGCACTAGAGCGACAAAAGCTGTGATCCGAGATGTCAGGGGCTTTTGTCGCAGTTCTTGCTTGGCTACTCCAAGTTGATCGTTAATAGTGATTGAATGGATGTAATTTCTACCATGTTGACTGAATTTGATTTTGAAGTTTAacatgtactacctccgtttcagtgAATAAGATTTATACTATTTTAAAAAAGTCAAACCATCTAGAGTTTAACTATTTGTAAAAAAatttattaacatgcaaaatacgaaATCAATATCACTAGATactacatcatgaaatatattttcatatgaaatatattttcatataacaTCTATAGAATATCACATTTGTTGATAGAGTTTTATAAAAAATTGGTCAAAATTTGCTTAGTTACACTTTTTAAAAATACATAAGCCTTATTTATTGGAACGGGTAGTATTAGACTGTCCCAATGTCTACAAACCAAAATTATGTGTGTTTTCTTGTTCATCTCAAATTAGTCTACCGTTAATTTGCATTTCACCATTAGCTCTTCCCTGTTTCTCTCTCTCGCCTATGTAACCCAATCGAGTTGAGAAAAGGGGCGGAACATGATCTGTACTAGCAGCAGCAATATCATCATAAGGAAACGAACGAGGATAGAAATAATCTTACATAACCCTTATCACGATGGATGGATCTTAGTCATCTTACAGAGGAGGATAGTGCGTGCGTACGTGTGCAACTTCTGCTGCTAGAAACTTTGTATACCTAATaatgatgatattgataatagaTCAACTCAAGTGTTAAGCACTAGTAATAGCACCACTGATCGAGCACTCAACTAAACATAGAACGGCGGCTGCCACTGCTAATCCTGCTGGGCCGCCGCTTGCCGTTGCGGAGGAAGGAGGGCCGATCGATGGCCTGGAGGTCGTCGAAGCGCAGGCTGATGACCTTGACGTCGAAGAGCCGCCTCCTGCATGTGGAGGCCGGCGGCTCCCGCGGCTTCATGGGCGCCGGCGGGCAGCTGACTGGTTCCCCCAGATAGCTGACCCCGGTCGGCGTCCGGCAGCGGTAGTCCTCGCCGTTTGCAGACGGTTCCGTGGCGGCAACGCGCAGGCGTCCCGGCGAGTAGGCGGGCGGCGCGCACGGCTGATAGAACTCCGGCGATGCAGCTGACATGACGGGAGATGTGGAGAAATTTGAAAAGGATGTCGATTGTGGGCGAATATGTAGGAGCAATCGGAGGAGAGTGTCAAACAAGAAGGACGCGTCATGCGGCGAGGAAAACAAGGGACTCTTTCCTTCTTTTTCCACCACGGTTTAGATAGGATTGAGaggttccttttttttttctttcgattatCACATATCACATGCCGATGATTAAGACGGAAATTACCGATTTAGTTGCGAGTTTGCCTCGGATACTCGTTTCTAAATTTGAATTGCCGGACAAGCCACGTGTGCTTGACTGCCACGAATAGAATAACTGATTTGGCTGTGCATATATACCATCTCTGACCGACCTATGACCTGATCACGACGCCCAGCATAGGATGCGCACGCCCGTATGATGGGTCACCTCACCGCTTTTCGGCTAGACTCGCTCGGAACAAAAGTTTGGATGGATAGAGGAGGTCTCGGTCTGTGAGCATCCCCAAAAACTTCTCCCAAAAAATTTGGGGCACGCgataaaaaaattgttttcagtcCCGCGTTCCAAAGCCTTCATCCGGCATCGGTCAATACGGTGCCCAGCGCCTTGAACCTGTTCCCGCTACACATGGGACGTTTCAGGCACGTCGGACACATGGAAAAGCGTGACGGGTTCCCATCTGTCGGTGACTATTTTCATAACCGTTGGTTCACGCCATTTATTTCTCGTCGCGGATTCCCTCCCGCGCctggcgcctcccacccctctgtCGCAGCTTGATTTGCCGGCCGTTTTGACGGCTAATCTCTTctgagtcggcaccgtcgtcacGGCTGGCTCTCTCACCGGCCTTTTCGCCGCCACCGTTAAATCTGCCCCACCTCCGCACACATAAGGTGGTCAACACCTTGTCAGATAGGCGCGATAAGCCGCTGTTCGTTGTCGTCTCCCGCGACTGaattttaaccattaattttACTTCAGACATgaatagcgacgacgagatgcttgTCTGACTGCTGGAGGacaagcaagccttcgacgacgacatccgggagcatttgttgatcatcgcgtccctccaggacatgcttgatgcCGAGACGGagaagcggaagaggccgcgccgcgacgCCTTGATCTAGCCtcatttattacatttgtttagttgttttattgtttgttgtattttaatttgaataattttggcaaacatatttatttgtatactgtatttaataaatggttgtgttttggAAAACCCTATAAAAAAACGTTTGGACTGGCGTTTAGGAGACGCGGTTGGGGAGCCACGTCTCCTAAacgcgaacaaaacacgtcccccaaacattcaatccggcgccgtttcGGGGACACTTTGGGGAacgagactggagatgctcttaaggcaCTCCTAGGGCAGGCTTAGGAAGAACGGTCAGATCAGCTGTTTTTTCAGGGATAGGGTTGGGCGCGACAAAAATCGACAACGGATGTGTGCGCGAGATGAATGGAGAAGCTGAAATTCGGGTGGCTTTATCCGACAAAGCTAGGGTCACCACCCTCTTTCGGTTACCCCTCCATTAGAAGCCAGCAAAATTCATTTTTTCCCACTTCCTACACCAGCGGCGGTGGAGGTGACCTAGATTTGTACTGCCACACTGTACCCTCGCCGTCCTCAGGAGGAGGACCTCGAAGGCAAGAGAGGTAGGAGCccaacgacgatgccttcaagaagggaagcaAAGCTCCAAGACGTCGCCACGGTAATGACCGGAGTCAGGCTGAGTTTTCACCCGGAGCTTGCACTCCCGTGGCGAGGCCTCCGTTACAGGCAGGGCTGCCGGAGCATGCCAGCCAGCGCACTATCGCTGCCGTCAACCATACACGTGAACCAGAGCATCTTCCGCAGGCCAGAACGGATTTGACACATCCCACATCACCCAGTGCGGCCCCAAGCAGCCACCACGCTGCCACCCCTGCAGACGTCGTCGCCGAGCCCTCCACCCCTGCACACACGTAGCCCAAACCACACCACGAACCGCCGCCAACATGCAGACCAAGGCCACGAGCAGATCTGGCCATGCCCCGCACACGCCGGTCATGCCAGACAACCAGCGCCTCCACACCGATGATGTAGAGCACCACAGCTTCCCAAGGCCGCCGCCCCAGTTTACGTGGGGCCGTCGTCGTCCCAGTCGTTCCGACCATACCACCAGCGCCACCTCCATAGATTACAACCCCCCGAGCCACCTTGGTAGCCAGGCCCGCCACCAACACGAGCCACCTTGGTAGCCAGGCCCGCCACCAACACGGCAagggccggcagcagcggcggtgacagaggccaggagagggctacgcggcggcggagggtcgCCCCCGGTGTCGCCTAGGTGCGACACGGGGGAGCGCTTAGTGGAATGCACCTTTGAAGGTGCAGAATATAGCCACACCGAAAGCAACACAAAGGGCATCTTCTTTTTGTGCCAGATACACTAGCGAATGGAAACTGAGTACGCTGTTTGTCTGTGCCATGATTCTGCTGCCTAGCTAGCTAGTACTGCGTTAAAACTGGAATTAAGCTGCGAACCGGTTCTCAATGAGGCGGCGTCGAGCGGTCGGCGACATGCCTGAGCATCGCCTTGGCGGACTCCCGCGCAAAGTGCCGCTGCCTGAACTGCACGTAGGGGTAACAGAGCGCCGACAGCGGGTGCGCCGGCTTGGAGAAGGAGAACACCTCGTACCACACCCGCTCCTCCGAGTCCACCTGCACCGAGAACCGCTCCTCCCCGGCCTGCACACACAATGTCAAACCATCAAAACATATTTCTGAGTAATGCTTGTACGTGGCTATTACTGGATCATTGCGGTGGGGAATGAATGTACCAGTAGATGGCCTTGCAGGGTGCCGCTGCCGAACGCGAAGATGCCGCCACATTTCGCTCGCCCACCACCACTGTTTTCATCGGTGACATAGGCGATCTGGAGCGGGAACATGACCCATGGGACCACCTCCTTGTAGCAGATGCAGAACCTCGCGCCGGTCTTCACTGGTGTGTCTGGGTCCACTTCCGCccagccgagcgccaagtgcctgACGAAACAACATCAGTTCTTAACAATCAAGCAGACATAAGAATGAAAGTGAAGATTTCATTAAAAAAAAAATACGAGGGAACATGTCAGGTTTAATAATTCCACTTCCGGCTTACTTCCAGGATACAAGGGCCGACTTGGCACGGACGAAGGCGTCGGCGCCGGAGCCGACAAGGACACGCGATCGGTTCACCGAGAAGCCGCGGTCTGCGAGGGCTCTGTCCGTGTCTTCTGAGGTTAATGCAGTTGCTGATTTTGGAGTTGAAGCACCGTGGAGAGACGCCTCATAGTTGAAGCCACTGGTGGATGCGAGGCAGGACTTCTGCTGCTCCGACGAGGGGCGGCCAAGGCTCAGGAAGAGGCCTCCCCATGCCATGGATCCTGGAGAAAAATATGGTGTGAGGGTGTGAGGGCAATTCATTGacaaggtgattttttttttctttgagaggGATAGAATGAACATTCAGTTATTATGCATGCCAAACATGGGTGAACATGGGTGATCTCCTGAACACATGAATTTTGGTGCATATTGGAAACGCCTAAGGCTCAAAACAATTAAGCTTTGATTTTGACTTGACATGGCATAAATAATCAAGTGCGGCAAATAACCATGTGTGGATTTATTGTTTTGAAAACGGACTAGCTGTTATAAGGAATCTGGAAAATCGTGTGACTGAATCCTGAGATATTCCCCTGATCAATTCTGAGATATTGGTCATTTCGGTTGATTCTATTCTATGTGACAGGGTTTGGTTTAAATTTTTGTTTGTTCTTCACCCACATTGCAATCCATCCCCATAGGCCACAACGCAGACAGAACAAACATCTAGAACAGTGAAGCACTCTTTTGATCCTCAAGTTGGATTCATTTCGATGCGTTTTTCTAGCGTGATCTACGGGGCAGTGATCTGGAGACTGTTTCTAGCATTTAACTTGGTGGATCCTAAAATCTGGGAAATTCCTGACATAGGATGATATGTGACAGAGATTCAAGGCAGGGACAGTGAAGGAGGAGGGACATGTCTGAAAGAACCGCAGGAAGCGGAAGGGCAAGTGGTGAGGCTTGTCCGAGTGGCGCCAGCGTAGGCGGAGTGGTGCAGAGCCAGAAAGTTGTATAGGGAACATGACCCAGGGAAGGGAATCACCTCCTTGTAGCAGATACAGAACGCAGACATAACAGTAGAGTTTAACATGTTAGGTTCAGTAAACTGAGGACAGGAGGGCAGACTTGATGCGGAGGAATGCGCCGACAACAAAGGCCCAAGCCAATCGAATGTTGATCCTAACTTGACAAAATATATAAAGAAACAAATGTGGTAAATAATCACCAGCCACATAGGTTGTTACTACAGCTTGTGATTTTTGTGTTGTAGCACCGTGGAGAGCTGCATCGTAGTTGAAACAACCAGCAGCCGCGCGAGGCAGCCAGGCAAGATTTCTGCTGCTCCGGGCGAGGGCCAGTTGAAGCTCAAAAATAGGCCTCCCCGTGAAATGGATTATAGAGGGAATGGTGTGTGGCTGCTTGGGCAAGTAACATGACGATTGTGTTTTTCATTGACAGAGGAAGCATATgcatattttgtttttctttgggCCATAGATTGCAATGAACACATGGATTTTGGTGCACACATTTGGAAACGACGAAAGCCTAGAAAAATTAAGCTTTTCTTCTGACTTGACAAATGGGGATCAGCTCTGTTGAAAAAATGACTAGTCGTTACTATAAGGAACCCGGAAACTCTCTGGAAGGAGCAGGGCCAATTTCGCTGAATCCTGAGATGATCATCCCCTGATCAAATTATTCGGCATAAGGATCCTAGAGGAGCTGATGCGAGGTTGTTAAATCCAAACAGCAGGCGTGCGCTATATACATAATTTATCTGACAAAATTGGTGCTCTACTGAACACATAAATTTTGGAAACAACAAAGAGCCACACCAACTGAACTTGCAGACCCCAATTTCATTTCACCGAATCGTCCTATGACGCCCACCCATCATGGCATGTGTGTTGGATTGGTTGGGAGATGCTACTGCTGGTTATTTCTTGAGTCAAATCCCCTCCGAGAATCCCGGGAATCGTTGTTTGTTCAGGGAATCTTGGAAAAATTCCTCACACGTGAGGTAGATTGGGCAAGGAGCCAAGGAGAATGGAGGCGGCAGCGGAGCACATACCTGGAACCTCAAGAAAAGGGGCACCTGTCTTGGCGGCGGTCGCGGAGTGTTGGAGACTGGGGAGTCAGCCGGCCGAGGACCGTTGCGGCGGCCGGCGACCGGCCGGCAAGAGCAACCGTGGCAAGGTGCCTCTCCTCTCGGAGGTAGTAGCTGCAGTAGTGCAGTGGGCAGTGGACACTGGGCTTTGAGTATGTGTGAGTCAGTGGAGGCCCATTGAGCTTCCAGCGCACCGCTGAGGAATAACAACCCAGCGAAGGGGCTCATTT contains:
- the LOC124701191 gene encoding cyclin-dependent protein kinase inhibitor SMR1-like, with the translated sequence MSAASPEFYQPCAPPAYSPGRLRVAATEPSANGEDYRCRTPTGVSYLGEPVSCPPAPMKPREPPASTCRRRLFDVKVISLRFDDLQAIDRPSFLRNGKRRPSRISSGSRRSMFS
- the LOC124701192 gene encoding UPF0548 protein At2g17695-like translates to MAWGGLFLSLGRPSSEQQKSCLASTSGFNYEASLHGASTPKSATALTSEDTDRALADRGFSVNRSRVLVGSGADAFVRAKSALVSWKHLALGWAEVDPDTPVKTGARFCICYKEVVPWVMFPLQIAYVTDENSGGGRAKCGGIFAFGSGTLQGHLLAGEERFSVQVDSEERVWYEVFSFSKPAHPLSALCYPYVQFRQRHFARESAKAMLRHVADRSTPPH